A genomic window from Silene latifolia isolate original U9 population chromosome 11, ASM4854445v1, whole genome shotgun sequence includes:
- the LOC141610991 gene encoding histone H3.3-like: protein MARTKQTARKSTGGKVLRKQLATKAARKSAPTTGGVKKPHRYRAGTVALREIRKYQKSTELLIRKLPFQRLVREIAQDFKTDLRFQSHAVLALQEAAEAYLVGLFEDTNLCAIHAKRVTIMPKDIQLGRRIRGEPA from the coding sequence ATGGCACGTACAAAGCAAACAGCCCGTAAGAGTACAGGAGGGAAAGTCCTCAGGAAGCAATTGGCGACCAAGGCTGCACGTAAGTCGGCACCGACTACGGGTGGAGTGAAGAAGCCACACAGATACAGAGCAGGAACTGTGGCACTTCGTGAAATTAGGAAGTACCAGAAAAGCACTGAGCTGTTGATAAGGAAGCTGCCATTCCAGAGGCTAGTTCGTGAGATTGCCCAGGATTTTAAGACCGATTTGCGATTCCAGAGTCATGCTGTGTTGGCTCTTCAAGAGGCTGCTGAAGCTTACCTTGTTGGATTGTTCGAAGATACTAACCTTTGTGCCATCCACGCTAAGCGTGTCACTATCATGCCCAAGGATATTCAGCTTGGTAGGAGGATCAGGGGTGAACCTGCTTAA
- the LOC141610988 gene encoding putative disease resistance protein RGA4 isoform X2: MTRRKHIVPKEWSWKFTATKNKLTTTKSIQIQIKSRFKLLRSELDDLHNTIETVKAVLMDADAKQDSLNFQEKNYIQELKDAVYDADDVLDEFVTLAKRKQLRSNKVKSFFSRFKLLTHKISSKVKAVNDKLNKIATKSDKFSFKFDCKPMKFTKEETSFLCDKIIGRKEDVEKIIGVLLGSHNVDHPNVSLLAIVGMGGLGKTALAQLVYNDPRISGAFQLKRWTCIADQDQEQLDLKGHLGKVVKALSLGDKTSLEDIHHEVIEELGGKKYLLVLDDVWTESYDQWQKFEGFLKVGRRGSWIIATTRSKTTAQMIGGDRVHVLQGL, encoded by the exons ATGACAAGGAGGAAGCATATCGTACCGAAGGAATGGAGCTGGAAATTTACTGCAACTAAAAACAAATTGACAACGACGAAGTCAATCCAAATTCAGATCAAATCAAGATTTAAATTACTGAG ATCCGAGCTTGATGACCTCCATAACACCATTGAAACTGTCAAAGCTGTTCTTATGGACGCTGATGCCAAGCAGGACTCGCTTAACTTCCAGGAGAAGAACTACATCCAAGAGCTCAAAGATGCTGTTTATGACGCTGATGATGTGTTAGATGAGTTCGTTACTCTTGCCAAACGGAAGCAACTTAGAAGCAACAAGGTTAAATCCTTTTTTTCTCGCTTTAAGCTTCTTACGCACAAAATCTCTAGTAAAGTCAAAGCGGTTAATGACAAGTTGAATAAAATTGCCACTAAAAGTGATAAGTTTAGTTTTAAGTTTGACTGTAAGCCTATGAAATTTACAAAGGAGGAGACTTCTTTTTTGTGTGATAAAATCATCGGGAGGAAGGAAGATGTGGAGAAGATTATAGGTGTGTTGTTGGGTTCTCATAATGTTGATCATCCAAATGTTTCTTTGCTTGCCATTGTGGGGATGGGAGGTTTGGGGAAAACTGCTCTTGCCCAACTTGTGTATAACGATCCTAGGATTAGTGGGGCATTTCAACTGAAGAGATGGACTTGCATTGCTGATCAGGATCAAGAACAGTTGGACTTAAAAGGACATTTAGGGAAGGTAGTAAAAGCATTATCTCTTGGTGATAAAACATCTTTAGAGGACATACATCATGAAGTAATAGAGGAACTCGGAGGGAAAAAGTATTTGCTCGTGTTAGATGATGTGTGGACCGAAAGTTATGATCAATGGCAGAAGTTCGAAGGGTTTTTGAAGGTAGGACGAAGGGGAAGTTGGATAATTGCAACTACGCGCTCTAAAACAACGGCACAAATGATTGGAGGTGATCGAGTGCATGTGTTGCAAGGTTTGTGA
- the LOC141610988 gene encoding uncharacterized protein LOC141610988 isoform X3 — MTRRKHIVPKEWSWKFTATKNKLTTTKSIQIQIKSRFKLLRSELDDLHNTIETVKAVLMDADAKQDSLNFQEKNYIQELKDAVYDADDVLDEFVTLAKRKQLRSNKTCVVLRLSWHVNKMPWLCEDVEVEETRYARKLSVFDQDFEISHNCKNGNFHLMGELSSIWFLTKIREFLRAARMEAFILWDT, encoded by the exons ATGACAAGGAGGAAGCATATCGTACCGAAGGAATGGAGCTGGAAATTTACTGCAACTAAAAACAAATTGACAACGACGAAGTCAATCCAAATTCAGATCAAATCAAGATTTAAATTACTGAG ATCCGAGCTTGATGACCTCCATAACACCATTGAAACTGTCAAAGCTGTTCTTATGGACGCTGATGCCAAGCAGGACTCGCTTAACTTCCAGGAGAAGAACTACATCCAAGAGCTCAAAGATGCTGTTTATGACGCTGATGATGTGTTAGATGAGTTCGTTACTCTTGCCAAACGGAAGCAACTTAGAAGCAACAAG ACATGTGTAGTGTTGCGGTTATCTTGGCATGTCAACAAAATGCCCTGGTTATGCGAAGATGTCGAGGTTGAGGAAACGAGGTATGCCAG GAAACTCTCAGTTTTCGATCAAGATTTTGAAATTTCTCACAACTGCAAGAATGGAAACTTTCATCTAATGGGAGAGCTGTCTTCAATTTGGTTTTTGACGAAGATTCGGGAATTTCTCAGAGCTGCAAGAATGGAAGCATTTATATTATGGGATACTTAG
- the LOC141612699 gene encoding uncharacterized protein LOC141612699 encodes MGLNGGYDTIRSQILSMDPLPSINKALGLFQKIERQKHITYAVNSLTEASAYASYKHSDNKKTASDDTTGYKYCDHCEKKGHTRETCFGLNRCPHCKKFGHNPANCFVVKGYPFDKNKGKAPITSGSVSKTNQVPKSTGSGVVQRAANIAETTFESPLDDKVLASAGCSASSKEQGHTPNISSDVLNGIISTVIDQVIQRISDQQIGLSSSQFLGPFKLEMWLLKARELQIFIDFQFHFIALLFMFSKLFFLKFYLY; translated from the exons ATGGGTCTTAACGGTGGTTATGACACAATTAGATCTCAGATTCTTTCTATGGATCCATTACCCTCTATTAACAAAGCTTTGGGACTTTTCCAAAAGATAGAAAGGCAAAAGCATATTACATATGCTGTTAATTCTCTTACTGAAGCATCTGCATATGCGAGTTATAAGCATTCTGATAATAAAAAGACAGCATCTGATGACACTACTGGTTACAAATACTGTGATCACTGTGAAAAGAAAGGGCATACACGTGAAACTTGCTTTGGTCTGAATAGATGTCCTCACTGTAAGAAGTTTGGGCACAATCCTGCTAATTGCTTTGTTGTAAAAGGATATCCATTTGACAAAAACAAGGGCAAGGCACCTATTACTTCTGGTTCTGTTTCTAAGACAAATCAAGTTCCTAAGTCTACTGGTTCTGGTGTTGTACAAAGGGCAGCCAATATTGCTGAAACAACTTTTGAATCACCACTTGATGATAAAGTCTTGGCCTCTGCTGGTTGTTCTGCTAGTAGTAAAGAGCAAGGTCATACACCTAATATTTCTTCTGATGTCCTTAATGGCATTATATCTACTGTTATTGATCAagttattcaaagaatttctgaTCAACAAATAGGTCTCTCATCCTCTCAATTCTTAG GACCTTTCAAGTTAGAAATGTGGTTGTTAAAGGCAAGAGAATTGCAGATCTTTATAGATTTTCAGTTCCACTTCATAGCATTGCTTTTTATGTTCAGCAAGCTGTTCTTTCTAAAATTCTATCTGTATTAA
- the LOC141610988 gene encoding putative disease resistance protein RGA1 isoform X1, which translates to MAFQAEKRDDELVKFGKEIVKKCTNVPLAIRVVGSLLRGQSKSKWLSFHDKGLDSLSECNDTMTRILKLSYDQLSPSLKACFAYCAIFSKDWEISKQTLLQLWMAQGYINSESLGEEYFLILLQRCFFQDIIVDDFEGIVAFKIHDLLHDIAEQVAGEEVCRFNFDFPNVGNRVRHLSFVGDLYAQHIFNNTRIRTCLFVKDVYKKSRVDKLVASKSILKWACLRSLDLSHSEAKNLPESIGQLLHLRSLDLSSSSSLKVLPKSITKLVNLQTLLLHSCTNLKQLPNGVSKLVDLSTLNVAECDALNSMPAGISMLTCLHTLCQFVVGAQANSSSKQCFNALKDLQHLNKLKGRLKIQLAVLKNATFVKEEHGGGGYLRSKEHLETIVINFRRGEEYGSKESEQALLEEMQPHQDVKALELEGYHSETLPRWPGRGNNSAVFDLPNLVTLEIRNCSELVYLPWQVGKLPHLKTLDISDLPNMEYVADSETHVSGEGSSFFPSLDNLSIHMLPKLKGWWPRSESGSHVINPNDGGSSREAHVEWVSSPCFPLLKNLSIKYCEKMMFVPLCPQLEHLVIYDSRRDLRSTTRHQPSSLSYPKSKKLEINNLEWLKSMPIIYNKHLVF; encoded by the coding sequence ATGGCGTTTCAAGCAGAAAAAAGAGATGATGAATTAGTTAAATTTGGGAAAGAGATTGTTAAAAAGTGCACCAATGTTCCACTTGCTATTAGAGTGGTAGGAAGTCTTTTGCGTGGTCAATCCAAGTCTAAGTGGCTATCATTTCACGACAAAGGGTTAGACTCTCTTAGTGAATGTAATGATACCATGACCCGCATTTTGAAGCTAAGTTACGATCAACTTAGCCCTTCCTTGAAGGCTTGTTTTGCGTATTGCGCTATCTTTTCCAAGGATTGGGAGATTAGTAAGCAAACGTTGCTTCAACTTTGGATGGCACAAGGCTACATTAACTCGGAGAGTTTGGGAGAGGAATACTTTCTTATATTGCTTCAAAGGTGTTTTTTTCAAGATATAATTGTGGATGATTTCGAGGGAATTGTGGCTTTTAAGATACATGATCTCTTGCATGATATTGCTGAACAAGTAGCAGGGGAAGAGGTTTGTAGGTTCAATTTTGATTTTCCTAACGTGGGTAATAGAGTTCGCCATCTCTCTTTTGTGGGTGACCTTTACGCACAACATATctttaataatactcgtatacGTACATGCCTTTTTGTTAAGGATGTTTACAAGAAGAGTAGAGTGGACAAATTAGTAGCAAGTAAATCAATACTGAAATGGGCATGCTTAAGGTCTTTAGATTTGAGTCATTCAGAGGCCAAAAATTTACCAGAATCAATAGGTCAACTATTGCATCTTAGGAGTTTAGACCTCTCATCCAGTAGCAGTCTAAAAGTTCTTCCCAAATCAATAACAAAGCTAGTTAATCTACAGACTTTACTATTACATTCTTGCACCAACTTAAAGCAATTACCAAATGGTGTAAGCAAGCTAGTTGATCTAAGCACTTTAAATGTAGCTGAGTGTGATGCGCTGAATAGTATGCCGGCAGGCATAAGTATGTTGACCTGTCTCCACACTCTATGCCAATTTGTGGTGGGTGCGCAAGCAAATTCAAGTTCAAAGCAATGTTTTAATGCGTTGAAAGACCTACAACACCTGAATAAATTAAAAGGGAGATTGAAGATTCAATTAGCAGTACTTAAAAATGCAACATTTGTGAAGGAAGAACATGGCGGGGGAGGCTATTTAAGGAGTAAGGAACACCTAGAGACTATTGTTATTAACTTTAGACGCGGGGAGGAGTATGGAAGCAAGGAGTCTGAGCAAGCACTACTGGAAGAGATGCAGCCTCATCAAGATGTCAAAGCATTGGAGTTGGAGGGGTATCATAGTGAGACATTACCGAGATGGCCAGGGAGGGGAAATAACTCTGCAGTGTTTGATCTCCCCAATCTTGTCACTTTGGAGATCCGAAATTGCAGTGAGCTGGTCTATTTGCCGTGGCAGGTTGGGAAACTGCCCCATCTTAAAACGCTAGATATTTCAGACTTACCAAATATGGAGTATGTGGCGGACTCAGAAACACATGTCTCGGGTGAAGGATCATCCTTCTTTCCAAGCCTCGATAACCTCAGTATTCATATGTTGCCTAAGTTAAAAGGGTGGTGGCCGAGATCAGAATCAGGGTCGCATGTAATCAACCCTAATGACGGTGGGAGCAGCCGAGAAGCACATGTAGAGTGGGTTTCATCTCCCTGTTTTCCTCTTCTAAAGAATCTCAGTATAAAATATTGTGAAAAGATGATGTTTGTTCCTTTATGTCCGCAACTCGAACATCTCGTAATATATGATTCCAGGAGAGATTTAAGGAGCACAACTCGCCATCAGCCGTCGTCACTGTCATATCCCAAATCTAAGAAGCTGGAAATTAACAACTTGGAGTGGCTGAAATCAATGCCAATCATATATAATAAACATTTGGTTTTTTAG
- the LOC141612908 gene encoding uncharacterized protein LOC141612908 produces MHEISTTSSSSYEYFEDPLFLPQNDHPTATLVTNLFSGHDFLGWRRDAFMALTSKNKESFIDGTSVRPAVNDKKHKQWVRCDFMVRQWILNSLSLPIKESLKYVNSAQELWSELLERYGQASALEVYQLKKELEGVSQANSSLVDYYGKMKNLWETLDEDY; encoded by the exons ATGCATGAAATTAGTACAACTTCATCTTCTTCATATGAATACTTTGAAGATCCTTTATTCTTGCCTCAAAATGATCACCCCACTGCTACTCTTGTCACAAATCTCTTTTCTGGACATGATTTCTTGGGTTGGCGTAGGGATGCATTCATGGCTTTAACATCAAAAAACAAAGAATCTTTTATTGATGGTACATCTGTTAGACCTGCTGTCAATGACAAGAAACACAAACAATGGGTTAGGTGTGACTTTATGGTGAGACAGTGGATACTAAACTCTTTATCATTACCTATAAAGGAAAGCTTGAAATATGTCAATTCTGCTCAAGAATTATGGTCAGAATTGCTAGAAAGGTATGGCCAAGCTAGTGCTCTAGAAGTATATCAGTTGAAGAAAGAATTGGAAGGTGTTTCACAGGCTAATTCTTCTTTAGTTGATTATTATGGCAAGATGAAGAACTTATGGGAGACTCTAGATG AAGATTATTGA